From Anopheles darlingi chromosome 2, idAnoDarlMG_H_01, whole genome shotgun sequence, the proteins below share one genomic window:
- the LOC125948772 gene encoding 28S ribosomal protein S18a, mitochondrial isoform X2 produces the protein MALSLWTKYSIFTKAAPSVLRNFSLSSIHKLKEKVKVNDTLVVKGEYVPSPRRDTLVPQLVEARECGAKFCPQCTLGLDIKHTDVLILSQYLRSDGCMLPRRVTGLCKRQQRRIGAMVTMAQKAGLMPNLNPASSKKDPKKRYQWKKYNKYFDEDTIKC, from the exons ATGGCCCTCTCGCTTTGGACGAAATATTCGATTTTTACCAAAGCGGCACCCTCCGTTCTACGAAAtttttcgttgtcgtcgatacACAAATTAAAAGAAA AGGTGAAGGTAAACGACAcgctggtggtgaagggaGAGTACGTACCGTCACCGCGCCGAGACACGCTCGTACCCCAGCTAGTGGAGGCACGTGAATGTGGAGCCAAGTTCTGTCCCCAGTGCACGCTCGGTTTAGATATCAAGCACACCGATGTGCTCATCCTTAGCCAGTACTTGCGCTCGGACGGCTGCATGTTACCCCGGCGAGTGACCGGATTATGTAAGCGGCAACAGCGGCGCATCGGTGCGATGGTCACCATGGCACAGAAGGCCGGCCTCATGCCGAATTTGAATCCGGCATCGAGCAAAAAGGACCCGAAGAAACGGTACCAATGGAAGAAGTAcaacaagtacttcgatgaaGATACGATCAAATGCTAG
- the LOC125948775 gene encoding pseudouridylate synthase 1 homolog, translating to MLSFFRRAVVSVESPLVSLVRRKTPKLYSTAKPVLDDSVSKKFVAALAAAVEAKLADKKEESARRMEAHKVKRGVEQRYNGAVKRRKWEDPPDDPEAVKNFDPASRVKRRKSVILLGYSGVDYFGMQRNPGTRTIEEDLLRAMLKQEWINDEGFRQPQQIQFQRAARTDKGVSAAVQVVSIKLPDNLDVAALNAELPPQIRVYAVKRVTKGFNSKTNCDARTYTYTLPTIAFAANDEKDLDILTYRAPADRLQRVNEVLALYLGTKNFHNFTSRKEFIDPSVKRYIMEFECGTPFVPDGTTAEFATIRIKGQSFMLHQIRKMVGLTLAVVRGLSQADIIEKAFGQERYGIPTAPGLGLVLSRIHYDKYNKRYGEDGCHEMLDFEKEEAQIEEFFKQHIASTIVETELKTGSMLEWLEKLPLHSYEPRDENEPSEWKKRKPNEDDDDGDE from the exons ATGTTATCATTTTTCCGACGTGCTGTAGTGTCTGTAGAATCTCCTCTGGTTTCATTGGTGCGTCGGAAGACTCCTAAGCTGTACTCTACCGCGAAACCGGTGCTGGATGATAGCGTGAGTAAAAAGTTTGTAGCTGCGCTGGCCGCAGCCGTGGAGGCAAAGCTGGCGGATAAAAAGGAAGAATCAGCCCGCCGGATGGAAGCGCACAAGGTAAAACGAGGCGTCGAGCAACGCTACAATGGGGCAGTTAAGCGGCGAAAGTGGGAAGATCCACCGGATGATCCGGAAGCGGTGAAAAACTTCGACCCAGCTTCACGCGTGAAACGTCGCAAGAGTGTGATTTTGCTCGGGTACTCCGGTGTGGACTATTTCGGTATGCAGCGAAACCCGGGTACACGGACGATCGAAGAAGATCTTTTGCGGGCGATGCTGAAGCAAGAGTGGATCAACGACGAGGGCTTCCGTCAACCGCAGCAGATCCAGTTCCAGCGAGCTGCCCGAACGGATAAGGGTGTATCGGCGGCTGTGCAGGTTGTTTCGATAAAACTAC CCGATAATCTGGACGTGGCGGCACTGAATGCGGAGCTGCCACCACAGATTCGAGTGTACGCGGTCAAGCGCGTAACGAAGGGATTCAATTCCAAGACGAATTGTGATGCCCGAACCTACACCTACACTCTGCCGACTATAGCATTCGCTGCAAACGATGAAAAGGATCTCGATATACTTACGTACCGTGCGCCGGCCGACCGATTACAGCGTGTTAATGAAGTTCTCGCGCTGTACCTTGGCACGAAGAACTTTCATAATTTTACCAGCCGCAAAGAGttcatcgatccatcggtTAAGCGTTACATAATGGAATTCGAATGTGGCACACCCTTCGTTCCGGATGGCACGACGGCCGAGTTCGCAACCATCCGCATCAAGGGCCAAAGCTTTATGCTCCATCAAATCCGTAAGATGGTCGGCCTAACACTGGCCGTCGTTCGAGGGCTTAGCCAGGCCGACATTATCGAGAAGGCGTTTGGTCAGGAACGCTATGGTATTCCGACGGCACCCGGACTGGGACTAGTGCTGAGTCGCATTCACTACGATAAGTACAACAAACGGTACGGCGAGGACGGGTGTCACGAAATGTTGGACtttgaaaaggaagaagcacaGATAGAAGAGTTCTTTAAACAGCACATAGCTTCAACGATCGTCGAAACGGAACTCAAGACTGGCTCTATGTTGGAGTGGCTGGAGAAGTTGCCGCTTCACAGCTATGAGCCGCGGGACGAGAACGAACCAAGCGAATGGAAGAAGCGTAAACCGaatgaggacgacgatgatggagatgaaTAA
- the LOC125948772 gene encoding 28S ribosomal protein S18a, mitochondrial isoform X1 → MALSLWTKYSIFTKAAPSVLRNFSLSSIHKLKEIKEVKVNDTLVVKGEYVPSPRRDTLVPQLVEARECGAKFCPQCTLGLDIKHTDVLILSQYLRSDGCMLPRRVTGLCKRQQRRIGAMVTMAQKAGLMPNLNPASSKKDPKKRYQWKKYNKYFDEDTIKC, encoded by the exons ATGGCCCTCTCGCTTTGGACGAAATATTCGATTTTTACCAAAGCGGCACCCTCCGTTCTACGAAAtttttcgttgtcgtcgatacACAAATTAAAAGAAA TCAAAGAGGTGAAGGTAAACGACAcgctggtggtgaagggaGAGTACGTACCGTCACCGCGCCGAGACACGCTCGTACCCCAGCTAGTGGAGGCACGTGAATGTGGAGCCAAGTTCTGTCCCCAGTGCACGCTCGGTTTAGATATCAAGCACACCGATGTGCTCATCCTTAGCCAGTACTTGCGCTCGGACGGCTGCATGTTACCCCGGCGAGTGACCGGATTATGTAAGCGGCAACAGCGGCGCATCGGTGCGATGGTCACCATGGCACAGAAGGCCGGCCTCATGCCGAATTTGAATCCGGCATCGAGCAAAAAGGACCCGAAGAAACGGTACCAATGGAAGAAGTAcaacaagtacttcgatgaaGATACGATCAAATGCTAG
- the LOC125948777 gene encoding MYG1 exonuclease — MSSEEAKRFKENVPEGRLKIGTHNGVFHCDELLACFMLQQLPQYATAQIVRSRDNKVLDQCDIVVDVGGTFDRERHRYDHHQGSFNETLNSLRPELNSPWNIRLSSAGLVYTYFGEEVLREVVKRKLGLELDADCLRAVYRKVYDGMISEIDAIDNGVPMFEGGEPQYNITSHLSARAGKFNPVWNEPEPPPEDMERFERAKAYVGQEFEDKVLYYVKSWWPARDIVRRALVNRLNVHESGAILELEQFCPWKEHLYELENEHDAVGQAKYVIYFNKENDWRIICVPKQSASFVCRKFLAKPWRGVRDEALATISGIEGATFCHQTGFIGGNVTRDGALRMAIASLEAPEE; from the coding sequence ATGAGTAGCGAAGAGGCAAAACGATTCAAAGAAAATGTTCCGGAAGGACGGCTAAAGATCGGTACGCACAACGGGGTTTTCCATTGCGACGAGTTGCTGGCGTGCTTTATGCTACAGCAACTACCGCAATATGCTACGGCCCAAATCGTACGGTCGCGGGATAATAAGGTGCTGGACCAGTGCGACATTGTCGTGGATGTCGGCGGAACGTTCGATCGAGAGCGCCATCGCTACGATCACCATCAGGGATCGTTCAACGAAACGCTCAACAGTCTACGACCGGAGCTGAACTCACCGTGGAACATTCGTCTCAGTTCGGCTGGACTTGTGTACACGTACTTCGGTGAAGAGGTGCTGCGTGAGGTAGTTAAGAGGAAGCTTGGGCTAGAGCTGGATGCCGATTGTCTGCGTGCCGTCTACCGGAAGGTGTACGATGGGATGATCTCTGAGATCGATGCCATCGACAACGGTGTGCCGATGTTCGAGGGAGGAGAACCACAGTATAACATTACGTCGCACCTGAGTGCCCGGGCGGGCAAGTTTAATCCCGTCTGGaacgaaccggaaccaccgccgGAAGATATGGAACGTTTTGAGCGAGCCAAAGCTTACGTGGGACAGGAGTTTGAAGACAAGGTCCTGTACTACGTGAAGAGCTGGTGGCCAGCACGTGACATAGTTAGGCGAGCTCTCGTTAACCGTTTAAATGTTCACGAATCGGGCGCTATTCTTGAGCTAGAGCAATTCTGCCCATGGAAGGAGCACCTGTACGAACTCGAGAATGAACACGACGCCGTTGGGCAAGCGAAATATGTCATCTACTTCAACAAGGAAAACGATTGGCGCATCATCTGTGTACCTAAGCAGTCCGCTAGTTTCGTTTGTCGCAAGTTCTTGGCCAAACCGTGGCGTGGGGTGCGCGATGAGGCCCTCGCAACAATATCTGGTATTGAAGGGGCCACGTTTTGTCACCAAACGGGGTTTATCGGAGGAAATGTGACGCGTGATGGAGCGCTTCGAATGGCGATCGCGAGTTTAGAAGCTCCGGAAGAGTAG